From the genome of Nostoc punctiforme PCC 73102, one region includes:
- a CDS encoding replicative DNA helicase, translated as MHSNQNNVLSFAPDRNQVNLPPQNIEAEEAILGGIMLDPEAMTRVSDILVSDAFYISAHKDIYQAAARLHATYQPTDLLSVTAWLADHNLLDRIGGRNKLATLVDRTVSAVNIDALANLVMEKYRRRQLIRAGSEVVKLAYQTETELPLVLNLAEAEVFTVTQNQSDECCKVFSAQDMGIELFQKLEMGNMAGDKVGWYDLENITGGIYPSSLVVVAAESHMGKTHFMISYAYEIMTKLGKPVLYVTPEMDKNQLNARMLARITGVDASMIQTNTQCYWEQIAQGIGQMVELPWKVYEHSSPTTTMIASAVRRAIAEFDSSIGAVFIDYLQQIPLESGGNMAFEVGKITRQIRDIAKSHKIPVFLGCQINRGNQTTADKRPNRHLLRNSGEIFEVCDQLIMLYRDAVYTKDPSDRTIELIVEKNRLYGKLGTATMLCDLSTSKFLNLAR; from the coding sequence ATGCACTCTAATCAAAACAACGTACTTTCTTTTGCTCCTGACCGAAACCAAGTCAACTTACCACCTCAAAACATTGAGGCGGAAGAAGCGATTTTAGGCGGGATTATGCTTGACCCAGAAGCAATGACCAGAGTCAGCGATATCCTTGTCAGTGATGCCTTTTACATCAGTGCCCACAAAGATATCTATCAAGCCGCAGCTCGACTTCATGCTACATATCAACCCACAGATTTACTAAGCGTTACCGCTTGGTTAGCTGACCACAATCTTCTCGACCGCATTGGTGGCAGAAACAAGTTAGCAACTTTGGTAGACCGCACTGTGTCCGCCGTCAACATCGATGCTTTAGCTAACTTAGTCATGGAAAAATATCGAAGACGGCAGTTAATCAGAGCCGGTTCAGAAGTTGTCAAACTCGCCTACCAAACCGAAACGGAATTACCACTCGTACTAAACCTTGCTGAGGCGGAAGTTTTCACCGTTACCCAAAATCAAAGCGATGAATGCTGCAAGGTTTTCTCAGCACAAGACATGGGCATTGAACTTTTTCAAAAGCTGGAGATGGGGAATATGGCAGGCGACAAAGTTGGTTGGTACGACCTCGAAAATATCACCGGGGGGATTTACCCCAGCAGCTTAGTTGTAGTAGCTGCTGAATCCCACATGGGGAAAACTCACTTCATGATTTCTTACGCTTATGAAATCATGACCAAACTTGGAAAACCAGTTCTGTACGTAACTCCAGAAATGGATAAGAATCAACTCAATGCCCGAATGCTGGCCCGAATCACTGGCGTAGACGCTTCTATGATTCAAACCAATACTCAATGCTACTGGGAGCAAATAGCACAAGGTATAGGACAGATGGTGGAACTGCCTTGGAAGGTTTACGAGCATTCCTCCCCTACAACCACAATGATTGCTTCTGCTGTGCGTCGTGCCATTGCCGAATTTGATAGTTCTATTGGTGCTGTGTTTATTGACTACTTGCAGCAGATTCCTCTGGAATCAGGGGGGAACATGGCTTTTGAAGTCGGCAAGATTACCCGCCAGATTCGGGATATTGCCAAGTCTCACAAAATCCCTGTTTTCTTGGGCTGTCAAATCAATCGAGGGAATCAAACAACGGCTGATAAACGCCCCAATCGTCATCTGTTACGTAATTCTGGTGAAATCTTTGAGGTTTGTGACCAGTTAATCATGCTTTACCGCGATGCTGTTTATACAAAAGACCCAAGCGATCGCACTATTGAGTTGATTGTTGAGAAAAACCGCCTTTACGGTAAGCTCGGCACTGCGACCATGTTGTGCGATTTATCCACATCGAAATTTTTGAACTTGGCGAGGTAA
- a CDS encoding alpha-ketoglutarate-dependent dioxygenase AlkB family protein, whose amino-acid sequence MQQLTLFPEFASTVPVNYYPNFLFKEEADELYQHCQELQWQQNQIRMLGKTMPVPRLECIYGDEGCDYLYSKSVLLKPLPWTSSLAQLRDKITAATDYSFRIVIGNQYRSGSDSIGWHNDSEASMGFNPAIASISLGSMRKFQIKPIGSKSTDFWLEHGSLLVMHPGCQSTHLHQVPKTNKVVSSRFNLTFRPHIGGKR is encoded by the coding sequence ATGCAACAACTAACTTTATTTCCCGAATTTGCTTCTACTGTACCAGTCAATTACTATCCAAATTTTCTTTTTAAAGAAGAAGCCGATGAACTATATCAACATTGCCAAGAACTGCAATGGCAGCAAAACCAAATCAGGATGTTGGGTAAAACGATGCCTGTTCCCCGCTTGGAATGCATTTATGGGGACGAGGGCTGTGATTACCTCTACTCCAAGAGCGTACTACTTAAACCACTGCCTTGGACTTCATCGCTAGCCCAACTGCGAGATAAGATTACTGCTGCTACTGACTACAGCTTCCGTATTGTCATCGGCAATCAGTACAGAAGTGGCTCTGATAGCATCGGGTGGCACAACGATAGTGAAGCATCAATGGGATTTAACCCAGCAATCGCATCCATCAGTTTGGGTTCGATGCGGAAGTTTCAGATTAAGCCTATCGGGAGTAAGTCTACTGATTTTTGGCTGGAACACGGGAGTTTACTGGTGATGCACCCAGGTTGCCAATCAACACATCTGCATCAAGTTCCCAAAACTAACAAAGTCGTTAGCTCGCGTTTTAATCTGACATTTCGCCCACACATTGGGGGCAAGAGATAA
- a CDS encoding DNA cytosine methyltransferase: MSTAIPEKFLEDDLKGQQLRSQGCLYQYIEKKKLLNGSTAFYPRVIGERDPENPQSWRWAYNWEEKVEGLWKGRSIGSIPCAAVTMIRSLQQQGAAREDIIAFIKKAKTKKYSPKILHVCKNFDNTKLKPILPNDAPIAVVLFAGGGGIEAGMVNSGIRPVIAVEFDPTKPDLSRAIALNHHHNFSEYGCRIVQLTVQEVARLGFIGFPRRPDYLHASPVCANFSQAHTAKAGKGVETADDLSAAIAVAEAIRQLQPRVFTLENVPRYQNSQSFSIILLALELEGYSVDYSVVNMADFGLPQARRRLVLIASKGFHVALPSGATPCGWYGAIAHLIPTMNDSQLLPKQQQAVEQFLAINEPTPLLIERVGGRKLLKYKAGHLPANTILRSHFTDHKGCNRSKFADIWLPGGTVKSLSIAGAAKLQGFPSWYEFPPEVATAGSIIGYSVPALFATQLFTSVQSILKASIV, encoded by the coding sequence ATGTCAACTGCAATACCCGAAAAATTCTTAGAGGACGACCTTAAAGGTCAACAACTCCGTAGCCAAGGATGCCTCTATCAGTACATAGAAAAGAAAAAGCTACTTAATGGGTCAACCGCTTTTTACCCACGTGTGATTGGTGAGCGTGACCCAGAAAATCCTCAAAGTTGGCGATGGGCTTACAACTGGGAAGAGAAAGTGGAAGGGCTATGGAAAGGGCGAAGCATTGGCTCAATTCCTTGTGCTGCTGTTACCATGATTCGCTCTTTGCAACAACAGGGAGCGGCAAGAGAAGATATCATCGCTTTTATCAAAAAAGCGAAAACCAAAAAGTATTCTCCAAAAATTTTACATGTCTGCAAAAATTTTGATAACACAAAATTAAAACCAATACTTCCAAATGATGCACCGATCGCCGTAGTATTATTTGCTGGCGGCGGTGGAATTGAGGCTGGGATGGTCAATAGTGGTATTCGCCCAGTCATTGCGGTGGAATTCGACCCCACAAAACCAGACTTGAGCAGGGCGATCGCTCTCAACCATCACCACAACTTTAGCGAGTATGGCTGTAGAATCGTCCAGCTAACAGTGCAAGAAGTAGCACGGTTAGGATTCATAGGTTTTCCTCGCCGTCCTGACTATCTCCATGCCTCCCCGGTGTGCGCTAATTTCAGTCAAGCCCACACTGCCAAAGCAGGCAAGGGTGTTGAAACGGCTGACGATCTAAGTGCAGCGATCGCTGTAGCAGAAGCCATCCGACAATTGCAGCCACGGGTGTTTACGCTAGAGAATGTCCCGCGCTATCAGAACAGTCAAAGTTTCAGTATTATCCTGTTAGCTTTGGAACTTGAGGGGTACTCGGTCGATTACAGCGTGGTCAATATGGCTGACTTTGGGCTACCCCAGGCGCGGCGGCGGTTAGTCCTGATTGCAAGCAAGGGTTTTCACGTTGCCCTACCTTCAGGAGCTACACCTTGTGGTTGGTATGGGGCGATCGCTCATCTTATCCCCACGATGAACGACTCGCAACTTCTGCCCAAACAGCAGCAAGCCGTAGAACAATTTCTAGCAATCAATGAACCCACACCGCTTTTGATTGAACGGGTTGGGGGGCGCAAATTACTTAAATACAAGGCGGGACATTTGCCTGCCAACACCATTTTGAGATCGCATTTCACCGACCACAAGGGATGCAACCGAAGCAAATTCGCTGATATCTGGTTGCCTGGTGGTACGGTCAAATCCTTGTCTATTGCGGGAGCTGCGAAGTTACAAGGTTTCCCTAGCTGGTACGAATTCCCGCCGGAAGTTGCAACGGCTGGGTCAATCATCGGGTATTCTGTGCCTGCTTTGTTCGCTACTCAATTATTCACATCAGTACAAAGTATTTTAAAAGCTTCAATTGTATGA
- a CDS encoding DUF1392 family protein, translating into MTNLVQNLEQCWYISPPWGQRIPPLLVSLLERVYVKSAKAFGYCCGIEWSEQGWKYEIVTSGDNITVSANELIGTGNLQSVTKEKPVFRLGELVEFRFHGDGPPIHIVQGIQLINDCWFYSIEWMSPAISEKGDEVFGSRDSIARVTDYDLDRVQS; encoded by the coding sequence ATGACTAACCTTGTCCAAAACTTAGAACAGTGCTGGTACATCTCCCCACCTTGGGGTCAACGAATTCCGCCTCTACTTGTCAGTCTGTTAGAGCGAGTGTATGTTAAGTCTGCCAAAGCATTCGGTTATTGCTGCGGTATCGAATGGTCAGAACAAGGCTGGAAATATGAAATCGTTACTAGTGGTGACAATATTACTGTTTCGGCTAATGAACTTATCGGAACTGGTAATTTACAATCGGTTACTAAAGAAAAACCTGTTTTCCGGCTGGGTGAGTTGGTCGAGTTCCGCTTTCATGGAGATGGGCCACCGATTCATATTGTCCAGGGCATTCAACTGATTAACGATTGCTGGTTTTACAGTATCGAATGGATGTCACCTGCTATATCGGAAAAAGGTGACGAGGTTTTTGGTTCAAGAGATTCCATTGCACGGGTAACTGATTACGATTTGGATCGTGTG